Proteins encoded by one window of Bacillus sp. DTU_2020_1000418_1_SI_GHA_SEK_038:
- a CDS encoding AMP-binding protein: protein MTELIRKSVGQLLADRAEEMPDHDALVYPDRGLRYSYREFNDVCEQVAKGLMALGVQKGENVAVWATNVPEWVSLQFGSGKMGAVLVTVNTNYRSSELEYLLKQSDSTTLFLIEDYRGNSYIDTIYDLCPELKTSEPGKLESKRLPLLKNVVILGDKKYDGAFNWSDIIEMASQITDEELKKRMATLEPDDVINMQYTSGTTGFPKGVMLTHSNLTNNGYNIAKCMELTKEDRLCIPVPFFHCFGCVIGTLACVSVGATMVPVQEFDPETVLRTVEMEKCTALHGVPTMFIAELNHPNFAKYDLSTLRTGVMAGSNCPVEVMKAVMNKMNMTEITICYGQTEASPVITQTRTDDPIELRVETIGRALPNVEVKIVEPGTSNELLANQQGELCTRGYHVMKGYYRNDDATREAIDEDGWLHTGDLAVMDENGYCRVTGRLKDMIIRGGENIYPREIEEYLYTYPKVLDAQVIGIPDEKYGEEVMAWLILKDGETATAEEIKEYFKNKVARHKIPKYIYFTDAYPMTASGKIQKFKLREQSINLLTI, encoded by the coding sequence ATGACCGAATTGATCCGAAAAAGTGTAGGACAGCTTTTAGCAGACAGAGCAGAGGAAATGCCAGACCATGATGCCCTTGTTTATCCCGACCGGGGCCTGCGCTACTCATACCGTGAGTTTAATGATGTATGTGAGCAGGTAGCAAAGGGCTTAATGGCACTAGGTGTTCAAAAGGGAGAAAACGTTGCTGTTTGGGCGACAAATGTACCGGAATGGGTAAGCCTGCAATTTGGCTCAGGAAAAATGGGTGCTGTTTTAGTTACGGTCAACACGAACTACCGCTCCTCAGAACTTGAATATCTTTTAAAACAATCAGACAGCACTACTCTATTTTTAATTGAAGATTACAGAGGAAACTCTTATATTGATACTATTTATGACCTGTGTCCAGAACTGAAAACATCTGAACCTGGAAAGCTCGAGTCGAAGAGACTTCCATTATTGAAAAACGTAGTTATCCTTGGTGACAAGAAGTATGATGGGGCTTTTAACTGGTCCGATATCATTGAAATGGCTAGTCAGATCACTGATGAAGAATTAAAGAAGAGAATGGCCACTTTGGAGCCAGATGATGTTATCAATATGCAATACACATCTGGCACGACCGGTTTTCCAAAAGGAGTCATGCTGACACATAGTAATTTAACAAATAATGGGTATAACATTGCAAAGTGCATGGAGCTCACGAAAGAAGATCGGCTCTGTATTCCTGTTCCATTTTTCCATTGTTTCGGGTGTGTCATTGGTACGCTAGCCTGTGTCAGTGTTGGGGCAACGATGGTCCCTGTTCAAGAATTCGACCCTGAAACGGTGCTTCGAACAGTTGAAATGGAAAAATGCACAGCACTTCACGGGGTACCGACAATGTTTATTGCTGAGCTCAATCATCCTAATTTTGCAAAATATGACCTTTCTACACTTCGTACTGGTGTGATGGCTGGTTCTAACTGTCCGGTTGAAGTGATGAAGGCGGTTATGAACAAAATGAATATGACGGAAATTACGATTTGTTACGGCCAAACCGAAGCATCTCCGGTCATAACACAGACTCGGACAGATGATCCGATCGAGCTGCGGGTAGAAACGATTGGCAGAGCTCTTCCGAATGTGGAAGTAAAGATTGTAGAACCTGGAACAAGCAACGAACTGCTGGCTAATCAGCAAGGCGAGCTTTGCACGAGGGGCTACCATGTGATGAAGGGCTATTACAGGAATGATGATGCAACGAGGGAGGCCATTGATGAAGATGGCTGGCTGCATACTGGTGATCTAGCTGTTATGGATGAAAATGGCTATTGCCGGGTTACAGGTCGCCTGAAGGATATGATTATTCGTGGGGGAGAGAACATCTATCCACGGGAAATTGAGGAGTATCTTTACACCTATCCGAAGGTGCTTGACGCCCAAGTAATCGGGATTCCTGATGAGAAATATGGCGAAGAAGTAATGGCTTGGCTGATTTTGAAGGATGGCGAAACGGCAACTGCTGAAGAAATCAAAGAATATTTTAAAAACAAAGTGGCACGCCACAAGATTCCTAAATATATCTATTTCACAGATGCCTACCCTATGACCGCTTCCGGGAAAATCCAAAAGTTCAAGCTTCGCGAGCAATCTATAAATCTATTAACCATTTAA
- a CDS encoding proline iminopeptidase-family hydrolase, with product MAIQEGFIEVTGGKVWYQYHDSNSKKTPVIILHGGPGSSHYSLQGLRVLADERPVLFYDQLGCGKSDRPNDESLWTIDRFVEELGQIRKALSLDDMHILGHSWGTTLAAAYLLTIPEGVKSVIFSSPCLSAPLWAEDQERNRSLLPEDIQATLRECEQNGTTDSEEYQEATTEFNKRFVCRLDPFPEFLKQGAQYKNPVVYNIMWGPSEFHVTGNLKNFDCTARLNEIHIPALYTCGRYDEATPQSTEYFSKLTPKAKFHVFENSAHMPYIEEEAEFLKVIRAFLNSVE from the coding sequence ATGGCAATCCAAGAAGGGTTTATTGAAGTAACGGGCGGAAAGGTCTGGTATCAGTATCATGATAGCAACTCAAAGAAAACACCAGTGATCATCTTACACGGAGGCCCTGGCTCGTCACATTATTCATTGCAAGGATTAAGAGTACTGGCGGATGAGCGACCGGTTCTTTTTTATGATCAATTGGGCTGTGGGAAGTCAGACCGGCCTAATGATGAATCATTATGGACGATTGATCGCTTTGTTGAGGAATTGGGGCAGATCAGAAAAGCTCTATCACTTGATGATATGCACATTCTTGGACATTCATGGGGGACGACATTAGCTGCTGCTTATTTATTAACAATACCTGAGGGAGTCAAGAGTGTCATTTTTTCAAGTCCGTGTTTAAGCGCACCGCTTTGGGCAGAGGATCAAGAACGAAATCGCTCCTTATTGCCGGAAGATATTCAAGCTACGCTAAGGGAATGTGAGCAAAATGGGACAACCGATTCAGAAGAGTACCAAGAGGCAACTACAGAATTTAACAAGCGGTTCGTCTGCCGTCTTGATCCTTTCCCGGAATTTTTAAAACAGGGAGCACAGTACAAAAATCCAGTAGTGTACAATATCATGTGGGGACCATCAGAATTTCATGTTACCGGTAATTTGAAAAACTTTGATTGCACGGCTCGTTTGAATGAAATTCATATCCCAGCACTATATACATGTGGCCGTTATGATGAAGCAACTCCACAATCAACGGAATATTTCAGCAAACTCACTCCGAAAGCGAAATTCCATGTGTTTGAGAACAGTGCTCATATGCCTTATATAGAGGAAGAGGCAGAATTTTTGAAGGTGATACGTGCATTCTTAAATAGTGTGGAATAA
- a CDS encoding 3-ketoacyl-ACP reductase: MISLSGKTALITGAGRGIGRATAIALAKEGVNIGLIGLNMSNLEKVSAELDQYDVKVSGAAANVADLESVQHAVDHIKSDLGTIDILINNAGVAKFGGFLELTPEEWENIVRVNLMGVYNVTRAILPDMIDRKSGDIVNIASTAGLKGAPVTSAYSASKFAVLGLTESLMLEVRKHNIRVTALTPSTVATDLAIENNLIQENADNVMQPEDLAELIVAGLKLHPRVFVKTAGLWATNP, encoded by the coding sequence ATGATTTCACTAAGCGGAAAAACTGCCCTGATTACTGGAGCTGGCAGAGGGATTGGCCGTGCTACTGCCATTGCATTAGCAAAAGAAGGTGTCAATATCGGATTAATCGGTTTAAATATGTCAAATCTTGAAAAGGTCAGTGCGGAATTGGACCAATATGATGTGAAGGTTTCAGGTGCTGCAGCTAACGTTGCAGATCTTGAATCGGTTCAACACGCGGTTGACCATATTAAGTCCGATCTAGGAACAATCGATATTCTTATTAATAACGCGGGAGTAGCCAAATTTGGAGGGTTTCTTGAGCTAACACCAGAGGAATGGGAAAACATTGTTCGCGTTAATTTAATGGGTGTATATAATGTGACAAGAGCGATTCTACCGGACATGATTGACAGGAAATCTGGTGATATCGTAAATATCGCATCAACTGCCGGCCTGAAAGGAGCACCCGTTACAAGTGCTTATAGCGCATCCAAATTTGCAGTGCTAGGGCTAACTGAGTCGTTAATGTTAGAGGTTAGAAAGCATAACATTCGTGTAACAGCTTTAACGCCTAGCACTGTCGCTACTGACTTAGCCATTGAAAACAATCTTATTCAGGAAAATGCTGACAATGTCATGCAGCCAGAAGATCTCGCTGAGCTCATTGTTGCGGGCTTAAAGCTGCATCCGCGAGTTTTTGTGAAAACAGCAGGTTTATGGGCGACCAATCCGTAA
- a CDS encoding acyl-CoA dehydrogenase, translating into MNFELTNEQQMLKEMVRDFAEKEIKPYAKEVDETSQMRYETFKKLGELGLLGIPFPEKYGGAGGDTMSYIIAVEEIGRACGGTGLSYAANTSLGASPIYYFGTEEQKQEWLVPMAKGETMGAFGLTEPNAGSDAGGTRTRAVLDGDEWVINGEKCWITNAGYSRQVIVTAVTGKKDNGRNIVSAIIVPTDAPGVRISCNYDKMGVRGSNTCEIVLENVRVPRENLLGDEKKGFSQFLYTLDGGRISIAALSVGIAQAAYEKALQYSKERQQFGKSISNFQAIQFKLADMAMEIELARNMVYKSAWLKDQGKPFGKESAFAKLYASEAGFRVCNQAIQIHGGYGYMKEYDVERHLRDIKLMEIGEGTSEIQRLVIARHLGC; encoded by the coding sequence GTGAATTTCGAATTAACGAATGAACAGCAAATGCTTAAGGAAATGGTAAGGGATTTTGCAGAGAAAGAAATCAAGCCATATGCAAAAGAAGTGGATGAAACTTCGCAAATGCGCTATGAAACTTTTAAAAAGCTAGGGGAACTTGGTTTACTGGGCATTCCTTTTCCTGAAAAATACGGCGGTGCTGGCGGGGATACGATGTCCTATATCATCGCAGTGGAGGAAATTGGGAGAGCATGCGGAGGAACTGGATTAAGCTATGCAGCAAACACCAGTCTTGGAGCGAGCCCAATTTATTATTTCGGAACTGAGGAACAAAAGCAGGAATGGCTTGTGCCGATGGCGAAAGGTGAAACGATGGGTGCCTTTGGTTTGACGGAGCCAAATGCAGGGTCTGATGCTGGCGGAACTAGAACAAGAGCTGTGCTTGATGGTGACGAGTGGGTCATTAATGGTGAAAAATGCTGGATTACAAATGCTGGTTATTCTAGGCAAGTAATTGTAACCGCTGTCACTGGGAAAAAAGACAACGGCCGCAATATTGTTTCTGCAATTATCGTGCCAACGGATGCACCGGGAGTAAGGATTTCCTGCAATTATGACAAGATGGGGGTCCGGGGATCCAATACGTGTGAAATTGTTCTTGAAAATGTGCGAGTTCCGAGGGAAAACTTGCTTGGCGATGAGAAAAAAGGCTTTAGCCAATTTTTATATACGCTAGATGGCGGAAGAATTTCGATAGCAGCCCTTTCTGTTGGCATAGCGCAGGCTGCTTATGAGAAAGCCCTTCAATATTCAAAGGAGAGGCAGCAGTTCGGGAAATCCATTTCTAACTTTCAGGCGATTCAGTTTAAATTGGCTGATATGGCGATGGAAATTGAATTGGCCCGCAATATGGTTTACAAATCAGCATGGCTTAAGGATCAGGGTAAACCATTTGGCAAGGAATCCGCCTTTGCTAAGCTGTATGCATCAGAGGCAGGTTTCCGCGTCTGCAACCAGGCAATCCAAATTCATGGCGGCTATGGCTATATGAAAGAATATGATGTTGAACGCCATTTGCGCGACATCAAATTAATGGAAATCGGGGAAGGGACGTCCGAAATCCAGCGTTTGGTCATTGCGCGCCATTTAGGTTGTTAA
- a CDS encoding acetyl-CoA carboxylase biotin carboxylase subunit produces the protein MFSKILIANRGEIALRVIRTCQKLGIKTVAIYSEADADSLFVRNADEAYCVGKPQVNQSYLNVDEIIRVAKESGAEAVHPGYGLLSENAAFAARCKNEGLVFIGPAPEIIASMGSKIEARKMMKEAGVPIIEGINTALADEEEAKLAAEKIGYPLMLKASAGGGGIGMQLVHSEEELVKAFAGNKKRAESFFGNGAMFLEKYIPEPHHIEVQILADTYGNVVPLWERECSIQRRNQKVVEEAPSPFISEDTRLKMLDSAVLAAKHIGYSNAGTIEFLVDKEQNYYFLEMNTRLQVEHPVTEEITGLDLVEEQLKVATGQLLSFTREEVIRKGHAIEVRIYAEDPNTFFPSPGKITEFQLPHGEGIRNECAIEAGSQVTPFYDPMIAKLIAWGETRDEAAARMKTALENYKIVGIKTNIPMLLKTVTHEQFLSGYTTTQFVNEYYLPFITSTK, from the coding sequence TTGTTTTCAAAAATATTGATCGCAAACCGCGGCGAAATCGCTTTACGGGTGATCCGTACATGCCAAAAGCTTGGAATTAAAACAGTTGCCATCTATTCAGAGGCTGATGCCGATTCCCTTTTTGTTCGAAACGCGGATGAAGCTTATTGTGTGGGCAAGCCACAAGTAAACCAGAGTTATTTGAATGTGGACGAAATAATTCGGGTTGCTAAAGAAAGTGGGGCAGAGGCCGTTCATCCAGGCTACGGACTTTTATCGGAAAATGCGGCATTTGCAGCTAGATGCAAGAATGAAGGCCTTGTTTTTATCGGCCCAGCACCTGAAATAATTGCTTCAATGGGCAGCAAAATCGAAGCGCGTAAGATGATGAAGGAAGCCGGAGTTCCGATTATTGAAGGGATCAACACTGCCCTTGCGGACGAAGAGGAAGCCAAATTGGCTGCCGAAAAGATCGGTTATCCTCTTATGCTGAAGGCATCTGCAGGCGGCGGTGGGATTGGTATGCAGCTCGTTCATTCGGAGGAAGAGCTTGTCAAAGCTTTCGCTGGCAATAAAAAGCGGGCTGAGTCCTTTTTTGGCAATGGGGCTATGTTTCTAGAAAAATATATTCCAGAGCCACATCATATTGAAGTTCAAATCCTGGCTGATACGTATGGAAATGTTGTCCCGCTTTGGGAGAGGGAATGCTCTATCCAACGCCGCAATCAGAAGGTAGTTGAAGAAGCACCGTCCCCTTTTATTAGCGAAGATACACGCTTGAAAATGCTGGATTCAGCTGTTTTAGCAGCAAAGCATATTGGCTATTCAAACGCAGGCACGATTGAGTTCTTAGTAGATAAGGAACAAAATTATTATTTTCTTGAAATGAATACAAGATTGCAAGTTGAGCATCCGGTTACAGAAGAAATTACCGGACTCGATCTTGTCGAGGAACAGCTGAAAGTGGCAACGGGTCAACTGCTTTCTTTTACCCGTGAAGAGGTAATACGGAAGGGGCATGCCATTGAGGTCAGAATCTATGCAGAAGACCCAAACACCTTCTTCCCATCACCTGGAAAAATAACCGAATTCCAGCTGCCTCACGGTGAAGGAATCAGGAATGAATGTGCAATTGAAGCAGGTTCTCAAGTGACACCCTTTTATGATCCGATGATTGCTAAATTGATAGCATGGGGCGAAACAAGGGATGAGGCTGCAGCACGAATGAAGACGGCTCTTGAAAATTATAAAATTGTTGGAATAAAGACAAATATCCCGATGCTGCTTAAAACTGTAACCCATGAGCAGTTTTTATCAGGTTACACTACGACCCAATTTGTAAACGAATATTATTTACCGTTCATTACATCAACTAAGTGA
- a CDS encoding hydroxymethylglutaryl-CoA lyase, translating into MLKLPEKVIIKEVGPRDGLQNEKMLVPTEDKISWIDSLSETGLSYIEVSSFVHPKWIPQLADAYDVLKTIKRKQGVTYAALVPNLRGLERALEAEVDEVSVFMSASEGHNRSNINKSMEETYPILEEVVKEAKQAGKSVRGYVSTVIACPYDGAIAPSKVREVADRLFSMGIDELSLGETIGVGVPSQVESLLEELLPHFDSGKLAMHFHDTRGTALANIVKSLEMGITIFDSAIGGLGGCPYAKGASGNVATEDLLYMLHEMGIETGINLDQLLKSALLIEGTLGKRLKSRQMDIFHAEE; encoded by the coding sequence ATGTTGAAACTTCCAGAAAAAGTCATAATTAAAGAAGTAGGACCTCGGGATGGATTGCAGAATGAAAAAATGCTCGTTCCTACGGAAGATAAAATCTCATGGATTGATTCTCTATCAGAAACGGGGCTCTCCTACATCGAGGTCAGCTCTTTTGTCCACCCTAAATGGATTCCTCAGCTAGCGGATGCCTATGATGTGCTTAAGACGATAAAAAGAAAACAGGGCGTCACATATGCCGCCCTTGTTCCTAATCTTAGAGGACTTGAACGTGCGCTTGAAGCCGAAGTCGATGAAGTGAGCGTCTTTATGTCCGCAAGCGAGGGGCATAACCGGAGCAATATCAATAAGTCAATGGAAGAAACATATCCTATTCTTGAGGAAGTAGTCAAAGAAGCAAAGCAGGCTGGAAAATCTGTTCGAGGCTATGTGTCTACAGTGATTGCCTGCCCGTATGATGGGGCCATTGCCCCATCAAAGGTTAGGGAAGTGGCGGACCGACTGTTTTCGATGGGCATTGATGAGCTTTCGCTCGGTGAAACGATTGGGGTTGGCGTGCCAAGTCAGGTGGAATCCCTTTTGGAAGAGCTTTTGCCGCATTTTGATTCAGGAAAGCTTGCAATGCATTTCCATGATACAAGGGGAACGGCACTTGCCAATATAGTCAAATCCCTTGAAATGGGCATTACCATTTTTGACAGTGCGATTGGCGGATTGGGCGGCTGCCCTTATGCGAAAGGTGCATCAGGAAATGTCGCTACAGAGGACTTGTTGTATATGCTTCATGAAATGGGGATTGAAACAGGGATCAACCTTGATCAACTTTTAAAATCGGCCCTGCTGATTGAAGGAACACTTGGAAAGCGATTAAAAAGTCGGCAGATGGATATATTTCACGCGGAAGAGTAA
- a CDS encoding acyl-CoA carboxylase subunit beta, whose amino-acid sequence MNETEAKSEYQIKKNSVLQGGHEKYHEKNQEKGKLFVRERLNMLFDNGLQAEDGMFANILAGDLPADGVVTGIGKIHGRTVCVMANDSTVKAGSWGKRTVEKIIRIQETAEKLRCPLLYLVDSAGARITDQLEMFPGRRGAGRIFYNQVKLSGKVPQICLLFGPSAAGGAYIPAFCDIVVMVEGNASMYLGSPRMAEMVIGEKVTLEQMGGAKMHCSISGCGDVLAKTEEEAIAYARKYLTYFPNNFSEKPAKAEAKAPATFEKTIEELIPKNQNAPFDMYQLIDRLIDEGSMCEIKKLFAAELITCLGRINGQPIGIIANQPRVKGGVLFHDSADKAAKFINLCDAYHIPLLFLADVPGFMIGTNVEKAGIIRHGAKMISAMSEATVPKMTVIVRKAYGAGLYAMAGPAFEPDCCIALPTASIAVMGPEAAVNAVYANKIAELPEEERAAFIAEKREEYREDIDIYRLASELIIDDVVEPNHLREELAARLDVYMSKYLVFTERKHGVYPV is encoded by the coding sequence ATGAACGAAACTGAAGCAAAGTCCGAATATCAAATAAAAAAGAATTCTGTCCTGCAGGGCGGACATGAAAAATACCATGAAAAAAACCAGGAGAAAGGGAAACTCTTTGTTCGTGAGCGCCTGAATATGCTGTTTGATAATGGTTTGCAGGCAGAGGATGGGATGTTTGCCAATATCCTTGCTGGAGATCTGCCGGCTGACGGTGTTGTCACTGGAATTGGTAAAATCCATGGACGCACTGTTTGTGTAATGGCGAATGACTCGACCGTTAAGGCCGGTTCCTGGGGAAAAAGAACGGTAGAGAAAATTATTCGCATTCAGGAGACAGCTGAAAAGCTTCGCTGTCCGCTTCTTTATTTAGTTGACTCTGCCGGTGCCCGTATCACTGATCAGCTTGAAATGTTTCCGGGACGCAGAGGGGCGGGAAGAATTTTTTACAATCAGGTTAAGCTTTCAGGAAAAGTGCCACAAATTTGCTTATTGTTTGGACCTTCAGCAGCTGGTGGTGCATACATCCCAGCATTTTGTGACATTGTCGTCATGGTTGAAGGTAATGCCTCCATGTACCTTGGATCCCCACGCATGGCTGAAATGGTAATCGGTGAAAAAGTAACGCTTGAGCAAATGGGCGGCGCCAAAATGCATTGCTCTATTTCTGGCTGTGGAGATGTGCTTGCAAAAACCGAGGAAGAAGCCATTGCCTATGCCCGCAAATATTTAACTTATTTCCCTAATAATTTTTCCGAAAAGCCTGCAAAAGCGGAAGCAAAAGCACCAGCAACATTCGAAAAAACAATTGAGGAACTGATTCCGAAAAACCAAAATGCGCCGTTTGATATGTATCAGCTGATTGATCGCTTAATTGACGAGGGATCCATGTGTGAAATCAAAAAGCTGTTTGCCGCTGAGTTAATTACATGTCTTGGTAGGATTAATGGACAGCCAATTGGGATCATCGCTAACCAGCCGCGTGTTAAAGGCGGGGTACTCTTCCATGACAGTGCAGATAAGGCAGCGAAATTTATCAACCTTTGTGATGCCTACCATATTCCGCTCCTGTTCCTTGCTGATGTGCCAGGTTTTATGATTGGTACAAATGTGGAAAAAGCAGGAATCATCCGCCATGGGGCGAAAATGATTTCCGCGATGAGTGAAGCGACTGTTCCGAAGATGACTGTTATTGTCCGTAAGGCATACGGGGCTGGATTATATGCAATGGCAGGTCCTGCTTTTGAACCGGACTGCTGTATTGCGCTTCCGACAGCTTCAATTGCCGTTATGGGTCCTGAGGCCGCGGTCAATGCCGTTTATGCGAATAAAATCGCTGAACTTCCGGAAGAGGAAAGAGCTGCCTTTATTGCCGAAAAGCGTGAAGAATACCGTGAAGATATCGATATTTACAGACTCGCTTCCGAATTGATTATTGATGATGTTGTTGAGCCAAACCATCTGCGAGAGGAACTCGCAGCTAGACTGGATGTTTATATGTCAAAATATCTCGTATTCACTGAGCGCAAGCACGGAGTTTACCCTGTATAA
- a CDS encoding MFS transporter, producing MGIKKVKLWTNQYVIIILLSLVMFCAFYMITAGFPIFVSTISDNPAIAGIMTTTLMLASLITRFFASVIIQKVNMKLLLIISLLYFLGTIGLTFVNQSIGFLIFIRALQGIGFSMLTILVFTISSNIVPKSRLGEGIVFFAMSTSVGTTIGPLIAISYLANYSFRSMMMITLGLMCFSLVCSFFTKTSTVKEEKESPQATNNEPFYKYMFDKRVLLPCILVSLNYMTIAGTVNFMGAFGKEIHVGGRISQFFIAQGIAMVIFRAFSGKIFDKFGHRILIIPAAISGAVGLILLGFSTSMVMVLISGALFGIAFAIIHPIIQAWALTLVPPEKKATANSMLLIFIDFGLAIGSVGLGFLAKSVGYGMTFSCSAAFMIIILLLYLIGSKKMVTLDAKKDKSS from the coding sequence ATGGGTATAAAAAAAGTTAAACTATGGACTAACCAATATGTAATTATTATTTTATTGTCTTTAGTAATGTTTTGTGCTTTTTATATGATTACAGCAGGTTTCCCCATTTTTGTATCAACTATTAGTGATAACCCTGCGATTGCAGGAATCATGACCACTACCTTAATGTTGGCATCACTCATTACGCGCTTCTTTGCAAGTGTCATTATCCAAAAAGTGAATATGAAATTGCTGCTTATTATTTCTCTCCTTTATTTTTTGGGTACAATCGGTCTCACTTTTGTAAACCAATCAATCGGATTTTTAATATTCATTCGAGCACTACAAGGTATCGGATTTAGTATGCTTACGATTTTAGTCTTTACAATATCAAGTAATATTGTTCCTAAATCTCGGTTAGGTGAGGGCATTGTTTTTTTCGCAATGTCTACAAGCGTTGGGACGACAATTGGGCCACTAATCGCAATTTCCTATCTCGCAAATTATTCATTTAGGTCGATGATGATGATAACTCTCGGACTTATGTGTTTTTCACTTGTGTGCAGTTTTTTCACAAAGACTTCAACGGTAAAAGAAGAAAAGGAAAGTCCTCAGGCGACAAATAATGAACCTTTTTATAAGTACATGTTCGATAAGCGTGTCCTTCTTCCATGTATTTTGGTATCGTTAAATTATATGACAATTGCAGGAACAGTTAACTTTATGGGGGCGTTTGGTAAAGAGATCCATGTTGGCGGAAGGATTTCACAGTTTTTTATCGCACAGGGGATTGCGATGGTCATTTTTCGAGCATTCTCTGGTAAAATTTTCGATAAATTCGGTCACAGAATCCTTATTATTCCAGCCGCTATTTCAGGGGCTGTAGGTTTGATTCTTTTAGGCTTTTCTACTAGTATGGTGATGGTTTTGATTTCAGGGGCATTATTTGGAATCGCGTTTGCCATCATCCATCCAATTATCCAAGCCTGGGCATTAACTCTTGTTCCACCCGAGAAAAAAGCAACAGCCAATTCTATGCTTCTTATTTTTATTGATTTTGGTTTGGCCATTGGGTCAGTTGGCCTCGGATTCTTAGCAAAAAGTGTTGGGTACGGTATGACCTTTAGTTGTTCTGCAGCTTTTATGATTATTATTTTGTTATTGTATCTAATTGGGAGCAAGAAAATGGTAACATTAGATGCTAAAAAAGATAAATCATCCTGA
- a CDS encoding TetR/AcrR family transcriptional regulator: protein MKKLPLKERIVETALVMFEKHGYHGVTVGQIVDECGTSKGGFYHNFKSKDELLYHIHDVFISYVLDKAREAYDNFDTPVSRLCAIIQSFTKVFDLYKPHITVFYQESTYLVGDFYQKINEKRDEYRKIIVQVIKEGQVNGDFRSEVPAEISTMSIIGMINWTYKWFSKEGPLSIDEIALVFNDLILHSLLTEKGMKDEAVNTYLLKSQPLSF, encoded by the coding sequence ATGAAGAAGCTGCCACTCAAGGAAAGGATTGTTGAGACGGCACTCGTTATGTTTGAAAAGCATGGTTACCACGGAGTGACTGTTGGTCAAATTGTTGATGAGTGCGGGACGTCCAAAGGGGGGTTTTATCACAATTTTAAATCGAAAGATGAATTGCTTTATCACATCCACGATGTTTTTATCTCCTATGTTCTCGATAAAGCCAGAGAAGCATATGATAATTTTGATACACCTGTTTCTCGCTTATGTGCCATCATTCAATCTTTTACAAAAGTATTTGATTTATACAAACCTCATATTACAGTTTTTTACCAGGAAAGCACTTATTTAGTTGGAGACTTTTATCAGAAAATTAATGAAAAGCGTGATGAGTACCGGAAAATAATCGTTCAAGTGATTAAGGAAGGGCAAGTAAACGGCGATTTTCGCTCTGAAGTTCCGGCTGAAATCTCAACGATGTCAATTATTGGCATGATTAACTGGACATACAAATGGTTTAGCAAAGAAGGTCCACTGTCGATTGATGAAATTGCACTGGTCTTTAATGACTTGATACTTCATTCACTTTTAACGGAAAAGGGCATGAAGGATGAAGCAGTCAACACATATTTACTCAAAAGTCAGCCTCTATCATTCTAG
- a CDS encoding acetyl-CoA carboxylase biotin carboxyl carrier protein subunit, producing MAKIEASMAGNVWKVLVKEGDEVKAGQDVVILESMKMEIPIAAEEDGIVTKVHAQEGEFVNDSDLLVETE from the coding sequence ATGGCGAAAATCGAAGCAAGTATGGCTGGAAATGTCTGGAAGGTATTAGTTAAAGAAGGTGACGAGGTGAAGGCGGGTCAAGACGTAGTCATCCTTGAGTCCATGAAAATGGAAATTCCGATTGCAGCTGAGGAAGATGGCATCGTGACAAAGGTCCATGCCCAGGAAGGGGAATTTGTTAACGACTCTGATTTGCTTGTAGAAACTGAGTAG